A portion of the Anaerolineae bacterium genome contains these proteins:
- the gatC gene encoding Asp-tRNA(Asn)/Glu-tRNA(Gln) amidotransferase subunit GatC has translation MPLSVAEVRHVAHLARLALTDDEVVAYSEQLSEILDYAQMLEHLDTEAIPPTASVIPQSGVMREDVVEPSLPREAALANAHNTEDGYFVVNAILEES, from the coding sequence ATGCCCTTGAGCGTCGCAGAGGTGCGCCACGTCGCCCATCTGGCGCGCCTGGCGCTGACCGACGATGAGGTCGTCGCCTACAGCGAGCAGCTGTCCGAGATCCTCGATTACGCCCAGATGCTGGAGCATCTGGACACCGAGGCCATACCTCCCACGGCCAGCGTCATACCTCAGAGCGGGGTGATGCGGGAGGACGTGGTCGAGCCCAGCCTTCCCCGGGAGGCAGCCCTGGCCAACGCCCATAACACCGAGGATGGGTACTTCGTGGTCAACGCCATCCTGGAGGAGTCGTGA